The following are encoded in a window of Williamwhitmania sp. genomic DNA:
- the dnaN gene encoding DNA polymerase III subunit beta, protein MKFVVSSTELLSHLQTVSRVISNKNTLPILDHFLFQLTGNVLTITASDLETTLITSLNLENVSEEGVVAVPAKLLTDTLKEFSEQPLTFDVNQDTKAVVINSETGKFSLPGQDGEDFPAIPTLREERKSMLQTSAETLLSGISKTLFATADDELRAVMNGIFIELTPTDVTFVATDAHKLVRYKRMDIKSENSASFILPKKPAGLLKTVLSRDANNVMVEFDDKNAFFTMTSYKMICRLVEGTYPSYSTVIPTNNPNTLTIDRLELFNALKRVAVFSNQASNLVKLQLAGNQITISAQDLDFSISAYERLSCLFEGDDMEIGFKSTFLIEILSNLSSSDVQLKLSDPSRAGLILPTEKEIDDEDTLMLLMPMMINA, encoded by the coding sequence ATGAAATTTGTTGTATCTAGCACCGAGCTGCTCAGCCACTTGCAAACGGTGAGCAGAGTTATTAGCAATAAAAATACCTTACCTATTCTCGACCATTTCCTCTTCCAGCTTACGGGCAACGTGCTTACCATTACAGCCTCCGACTTGGAGACAACCCTAATCACCAGCCTGAACTTGGAAAACGTTTCAGAAGAGGGGGTTGTGGCGGTTCCTGCTAAGTTGCTCACCGACACCCTCAAGGAGTTTTCGGAGCAGCCGTTGACCTTCGACGTTAACCAGGATACCAAGGCCGTAGTCATAAACTCCGAAACCGGTAAGTTTAGCCTACCCGGTCAGGATGGAGAGGATTTCCCTGCCATTCCAACCCTAAGGGAGGAGCGCAAGTCGATGCTACAAACTAGCGCCGAAACCTTGCTGAGCGGTATTTCCAAAACCCTTTTTGCCACTGCCGACGATGAGCTTCGCGCCGTGATGAACGGTATTTTTATTGAGCTTACCCCAACGGACGTTACCTTTGTGGCTACCGATGCGCACAAGCTGGTTCGCTACAAGAGAATGGATATAAAGAGTGAAAACTCGGCTTCCTTTATTTTGCCTAAGAAACCTGCCGGTTTGCTTAAAACGGTGCTTTCAAGGGATGCAAACAACGTTATGGTTGAGTTCGACGACAAGAACGCCTTCTTTACCATGACCAGCTACAAAATGATTTGCCGCTTGGTGGAGGGCACCTATCCTAGCTACTCTACGGTTATTCCTACCAACAACCCAAATACGCTTACCATCGATCGTCTTGAGCTATTCAATGCGCTAAAAAGGGTGGCCGTATTTTCGAACCAGGCTAGTAACCTAGTTAAGCTGCAGCTTGCGGGCAACCAAATTACAATTTCGGCTCAGGACCTCGATTTCTCCATTTCGGCCTATGAGCGGCTGAGCTGCCTCTTTGAAGGCGACGACATGGAGATCGGCTTCAAGTCGACATTCCTCATCGAGATTCTTTCGAACCTCTCCTCATCGGATGTTCAGCTGAAGCTCTCCGATCCTTCCCGCGCTGGACTTATTCTTCCAACCGAAAAGGAGATCGACGACGAGGATACGCTCATGCTCCTAATGCCAATGATGATAAACGCTTAA